DNA from Strigops habroptila isolate Jane chromosome 6, bStrHab1.2.pri, whole genome shotgun sequence:
aaatctgttttcttgtcTCCGCCACTCTTGTTCAACCAAGTCACTGCCTTGTCTTGCATCGAAATAACTTTCATGTTCTAGGTGACAATAAAATTAAGTTGTCTAAGAGGTGTAAATTTGAGTATGTGTCCCTTGGTGCTTACATGCACTGAGGGAATTGCCATACTTTGTGATGCTGTTGGACCCCAATCacaatttcttttgtgtgttcTGGGATTCATGTGTGAGCATGGGCTATGTCCTTTCAACACATCTGTTGGTTCTGAAACAGCTCATTACCTGGCTTTCTGTATAAATTAAAGTTGTAGTAGCTtatctttcttgttctttccttttttgttttataggaTAAATTGGTTTATGTACAAGTGAATGGGCAATGCTGGCTAGTTTCTAGGAACAGTCAGTGTCTCCACTGTTTAATATTAGTTGCATATAATAGGAAGAACGAATCTGACTCTCCAGATATCTCTGGGGCTTCAGTAGGGTGAATTTTGTGAGATTGAGAAAATCAGCTGGATGATTCTCTCCTGTCATAGGAGAGAGAAGTAAGGGAAACCTGGCTCAGTGTGTACTAGTTAAGGTGCTTTAGCTAAATCAATCTAGCTAAAGCATCTTAGCTGAGATTTAGTCAGGGGCCTCTCAGCTAAAGAGCTTTAGCTAGATCAGTCTAGCTAAAGTACTTTGGCTAAATCGTTCCATTTAGCGTTATACTCCAGCCTTTTTTGCTAAGTCTTTACCCTGTCAGAGAATCCAGAGGCCAGCCCAGATTTAGGAAATTAGTGCAGAAGTGCTCcttgagtgaaaaaaaaagcaggtctcgttatgcacacacatgtaccCAGTGGCTTATCTCCTATACAGTGCATTTGCCCAATAGCCTGTTTTTCAGATTGAAataccttctttttccttttcttttttcccaacatgtattttagatttttaaaaccacattGAAGATGCATGGGAAACTTTCCTGGAAGATTTTAGTCTTCTGGGAATTAGAcctattttaatttccttgccTTCTGAGGAACAAGAAATACCTGTAATTACTGCACTTTGAAGTTAGTAATTATATCACTGTCGTACTGATGTGAAGCTCTTCCCTCTTGACCTaaaaggtggtggtggttcaAACTGTAACTTGACAGAGCTGGAGCATCTGGCAGAACTGCTGTGATGCCGTGCAAGGCTGCCAGCTCACAGGGGTGTGCCCCACAGACAGAGCTGAAGGATATGCCTGGTCTGGGCAGGTCAGGTGTTTCATACTGAAGGGAAATGGATGCTTACAGAGGAGCGGAATGACGGTGCTACCTCACTCCTTCCCCATCTTGTCTTGCACCCATTTGTCTGCATGGTGCTCTGTTCTAGCAAAATGGCACATTAAGAGGCTGTTGGGCTGTACTGTCCACAGCAGCGTATTTTGCTGGTGGAGATAAGTAGACTTAAGCGAAGTCTCTTCTCCCCTTACAAGTGTCCTGCTCCATGGCTGACCTAACAAGAGGCTCGGACCAGTCCCTGGGGGACTCCAGGATGGTGATGAgaccttctttttcttatccCATCTGGAGCCTCTGTCCCAAACACTCACTGTATTAACAGATGGCTCTTGACCTAATAGCACTtaaagctctgctctggcatCTTAGGGTAGAGAGGAGAGGTTGTTGCTGGCTATGGCTGGGCAAACTGGGGAAAAGGGTGGACTTGTGGTAGAAAGCTAATTTTCTGCCTCCAGGTCCTGTGCCTCTTCGCCCCTTGTGTGGAAACACTGCGTGGGTACCGTTATTGTTGGTCTGAAACAGAGAATGAGAaggctgaaaacaaatgcagtagCAGACCATGTTGCAGTGGGAGAGGTGTGAGATTGGGATGGTGGATGCTGTGATACGAGAGCAAAACAATTTCGGCATCACTTCAAATAGAACACAACTAGGACTGGAGTCTCACTGCAGTACTGGAATACTGCAGGTCCTTACTAAACTTTCCTGTTGGAAGAGCTGCCAAACCACTCCTGTGGCTTGCAGCCCTCAAAGCAAAGCACTACAGGGAGGCAGAGAACATGTTGGAGGGTTTGTACACTGCTGAAATGAGAACAGCAAATTAAGAGGGGGCATATTGGTAGATGTCTCTGGCTTCTTTCTGATAATGCAGCTGCTGTTACTCTTGCTGTGTAGCACTTGATCTTGATCAGCCCATCTTCTGAATAAAACTACTCACTGCAGTGGTGTAGAGCTCCGAAGATAGGTTTTGATGAGCAAAAATGGAAGATTGCTGAGGGAAACCTGGCCCATGATTGTGGTACAGTGGTTCCAGAAGGCTTTGGATGCTGCCAAATTCAGCCTGATGCATGAGCACCCAGCATAAAACATGTAGCTGAACTCTAACCTATCAAAAATAATGCTTGCAAGCAGTTCTGAGGCCCTCTTTAGACCAACTCCAGGTCTGTTCTGTCTCTTCTGTGCTGTATTATTTAcacttgcttatttttatatttcagtcaAAAACTAAACCCAAAAGAGTAAAAGCAATTTACAACTGTGTAGCAGATAACCCAGATGAGCTAACTTTTTCAGAGGGAGATATTATTGTGGTTGATGGTGAAGAAGACCAGGAGTGGTGGGTGAGTATTTCGCATATTCTATCAACAcactttgaaagaaataaatgaaatctaGAGGTTGACACTGATTTCAGAAGATTCCCCACTGGGTTTCCGAATAACAAGAGAAGTTTCATCCCATGGAAACCTGATTCCAGAAATTTCCTCTGTTAAAAGAATCAAATCAAACTTCAGACAagttggttgttggttttttttagcttttcttattcagaaaaagaaaatctgattaGTATTAGTAGGGTTTACAATACACAGGGGATTCAGGAAATTCTTGGAGGGTGTCAGCAACTTAAGAATCTGCTACTACTTCAGATGCTGTGGTGGGCCTTAAAAGACAGCTTCGTGATGTCCTAATTCTTCAGCTGACTGAGATTGTGAAATGGTCTATTTGAGCTGGGAAACCATCTCAACTATTTACATTGCAGAGTCTCATCAGCTAAAGCAAAGGCTTGGGAAATTGTTATGCATGAAAGCACTTGCCTTACTCTGATAGCTAGCGAAGAATAGATCTTCAGGTTGCATCTGAATTGACAGTAGTGCTGTGTAAACACAAATAGATTAatgtaaaacacaaaactgtTGAAGCTTGGTCCATCCTTTTACCTTTCAGTGATTGCTAAGAGGGGGAAGCAGAAGCAACTTAACAGAGGCAGACTGTGGGTTGTGAGGCATTACAGAATGCGCTCAAACGATGCAGCAGTGGTACTGCATTGAGGTGTTACTTTCAAAGAACTGGATAAAAGATTTGAATGTGAGGGAAGGGAAATGTCTgtagctgaaaaacaaatgcaccCTCTGGGACTGAATTTTCCTGtttgcaaaagagaaaccaCTACAGCAGAAATGATGCAGGGAGAGGCTTGTCGTGCTACAGGCAGGAAGGTCACTGGTCATTTTGGTGatactgaaatgctgttttgagACTAACTTGAAAAATATCCGGACTCTTTCAGATTGGTCATATTGATGGAGATCCCAGTCGGAAAGGAGCTTTCCCTGTATCATTTGTGCACTTTATTGTTGACTAAATTGCTACTGATAAGTGGAGACATTTCTCATTTCCAGCAGTCACAGAAACAAGTTTTGCTCTATTTCATTTCATCTACCTATCTGCAGACACCTTGCCAGAGCACTGCCCAAGTCCTAGGTACTGTAGCTTACTTTTTTATTGCCATCGGTCTGATTTTGGGACTTTTAGAACTTTTTTCTATGTGAAAACCTCTCATGAGCAGTTTAcacttcaagaaaaacaactcttcctgtatttttcaaggtgaactgaaaagctttaaCAATCAATATCCATATAAGTAAGTGTGTGAGCATCACAACATAATGAATGTTCTTTTCAATCAATTCACTgtaattttattctctgttttctaaCATGACAACACCATGGTTCAGTGTTGCTTTCCCAGTCAAAGAAATGGTGCATCTAACAGGGCAGTGAATTTATCCAATTCTTAGTACCATTTGAAGTGTTGGAACCAAAACATGCAAGCTGCTGCGTAGTTCTAAATTGGACTCACCCAGCATCTTGTCATACTGGCTGTCATCCAGGATATCAACAGTTACTGAAGAAACTATTTCAATCGGGTGTCTTTGGCCAGGTAAAagtgaaaaagtatttcagtttacCACAGGagaaacttctttctttcagaatggATGTAGATATTTGCTTAAAGTTATCTGAACTCTATGTTAGTCGTTGAACTTCCTAGTTCTAATTTTGTGAGCTTGagactgtttcatttttctatgCTGCACGTGAGTAGAACCTGTTTTCTGAATGTTCTTTATGTACGTTACATCCATTTTGGTCATTTAATGTGACTACTGCTGGTCAACTAAACTATGGCAATATTAATGAGTTACTACATTAACTCAAGGATAGGAAAACTGCACTTCCTGAAATGTACTTTACCTTGATGATGGATTGCAGAGCTTTTCTTACGCTTGTCTCATTATAGTGTTGagactttgtttttaaattcttgaaTTTTCTTAACTCATCCAGCAATGTGTTCACAGAGGGAACATATTTGGTGGAACACTTAGGTAATTACCCTTGGTCAAGAAGGTATCGGACACCTCACAAGTACACTACGTTATCTTCGGTTTTATATGATTTGTGTGCCACTACCTTGCAAACAATGCTAGTTTGCTAACTCACTctgtatttatataatataCCCACCTATATGGTAGCTACACTGTTGTTAAGTTTGTTTTACTAATTTGTGAACCAAGGCTAGGCCATGGAGAGTTCCCAGTCAGCTGATGGAATACACAACACCAGCGCACATCTAACATCATTTTGATGTTTCTATCTTGGAAATTGTGCTGGGTTTTGCTTACACTACAGGAGACAACTGGTGGCAGAGGACAAGAACAATCAGCGTCTAGGTCCATCGTGTTCTGTGAATATTGTATCTCTAGATTTATCAAGAGAACTTTGAATTTCTGGCAAACGGTATTGAAATTGGCCATTTCATATTGAACAGAGTGGAAAATGGGCCACCACCATCCATGCTTGTTTGGAGAACAATCCCGTTGCGCTTGTGCTGGAAGAGCAACACTGATCTTACCTTGTATTGCCTTTCCTGAAGGGTGCAGTTGGGCAAGAGCCTCTCGCATGTGTGGGTACAGCCACATATATGCATAACTTCCCTTTCCAAGAGCTGTTGCTGCAGTGTAAATGGGGAACAAACTGGAATGTTTCAGGATATTTTTGTTGCAAGTTGAAGCAAATTAGTCTGTATTTTCGAAGTTTCCAGTAAAATGATAGAGGAATAGTTTAGCACTACAGTTTTACCCACTTCCTGCTACATTCAGTTTGCAACACTATTTTGTATGTTTCTATCCCTGATAGAGTCTAGAGAGTAAATGGGCATATTATTTTGCACAGATCTCCTAATGtacagtatttttaacacagaatcTTATAGTGTATGTAACAACTTGTCAAGTTAAACTATGATGCAAATTTTCCTGGAGTTCCTAAGAAGAGGAATATTCCTAGAAGAGGAATACACTTCAAAACGTCACCACCTTGTTCACTGGTCACTTAGAAACTAGGAAACTTCTAGACTACAACTTAATAGCACTAATAGTGCGGACAGATCAAACCTGGAGGACCAACAAAGAGCAGCTAAGCAAAATTTATCCCTAGATTTTCCATGTTTCTCAAAGTTTGCTCCTctggcagaggaaaaagaaattctaaagCCTGTAGATATCTatttataatataaaattaagaatTCTAAGTCCAAAATTTTGGCATATTTCATACAACTTTTCAAATCTGATTAAAATAATGATTGAAAAAATCTGTTAATAGACAGACTATTAGGTTGCTGTGTTAACTGTTTAAAAAGGAGCAAGTGACACTTAAAATGCAGCTTAGAGTGCTATGAGATGTATAATATTCAATtcagttgtttttatttcatttagttgCAGAGCAACTGTATATATTGTATAACCTAAAATCAACTCTTATTTTCAATGTCCTGGATGCAGTGATTTATAATTAGAGCATGATTATTAAATTTTACTCTTGTTAACCAGTCAAatgtctggaaaaataaaactacttttaaaagcactttggCTACTTCCcttctgttcctctgctttgcttaggaaataaatattgttCTTCTCAATATGTCAAATTGGAAATACAAACATCTTGTGGATTTCAGCTGAATGTAGGAACTGTGCAGGGAGCAGACCTAAGGTGAAATTAGAGGTTTGAAGCACCAAGTGACCACTTGTTATCACTTTGCTCTTGTTTTGTTCTACTATCTGGGTTAAGCAGAACTGAAGTCTACATTAACAAAACGTTCTTCAGACAAAGAGATAGAAgtgtcagttttattttacatttctacaATATTGACATTAATATACAAAACATTATTGGGGGGGGAATCATGTTAAATACAAAATCCTGTCTTGTTCTGGCAACTGAAGATGGAATGATTTCTTCAAGTCATGTCTGGGGAATGAGAGTACCGTGTGCAAGGTTGCATGGCTCTTGTTTGCACAGCGAGTCTTTTCTGGGACTGTGTGTAGCTGCAGCCAGTCTGTGGTGTCACGAAGGAGCCCCATTTCCTCCCCACACAAAGGCCTCTTGTGCTACACCGTCATGTACTGAAGGTACATCAGGACTTCTCCGACATTAGAACTGAATCAAAGGCTGTAGATAACACTTTGCAAATAGCTTGCGCTTgttcctaaaaaaaaaccaaacccaaaagacCCCACCCAAACATACCCATTAGCACTTTCTGAAGAACTTCTCAATATCGCAAAACTCATTTACAACAGAATGTGGCCTTTATCATTCTCTTGGCAGAGACATGCAAAATGGAGTAGCACAAGTGAgatttaatttgatttctgtGGTCTGCAATGACATGTGGGAAGCTGTTTTAAATGAGCTCTTTTGAAACAAGTCAGAGTACTTGGCTTTCATCATAGCACGATACTAGCACTCAGAAAGTCAGTCTGTGTGTTCCCCCAGTGCTGTGAGGGTGTGTGTCATCCCATAGCATCTTGACAAGGCATTCTCCTACTCTTAAAAAGGGATCACTTCCCTTGCTTGTAAATATGAATGCATGCTCTGTTTCCAGACTTGTTACTCGATTGCTCCCTGCTCAGTCCCATCTTAAGaggtttttgtctttgaaaatacaaacGGAGAATTGTCCTTAGCAGCTACAATAGCTTTCTGAGGATTGCAGAGAGCTTTCTCAGGCGTGTGCATTCATTGACAATTTTAGGGACTGTAGGTATTTTCCCTCTAAGCCGATCAAATGCAGTGAGCAAAGTCTCCCCAACTCGGCCAGGACATACTGAGAAATTTTTTTCAATTGAACAATCCCACTTCTGCTAAAAAGCTTTCACCAAGGGCCTTGGGTTTCAGAAGCTCCCTTTTCAATCAGAATACTGATACCTAAATTAAATACTGTAAACATAAAGTCTTACCAAACTATTGCACTGATATACCCAGAGGCTGCATTCTTCAGAGGCTGCATCTGTTGTCTTCAAAGCCAGTAAACTTTTTCCTGCTCCCAGACCATCATCATAGCAGACCATCCGTACAATTAAATAGAGAGCATGCCTATGTAACACATCCTGAAACCACGTGGCAAATAAAAGTTACTCTGGATCAGTGCAAAGGCTATTTGAGTTTTCCACCTGTTTTGATTCTCTCTCTTACAAAAGAATACTTTGGATTTACTCACAGGAGAGAAACATTCCTTGGTAAGCTTACAACCTTTTTAATTGAGAGTTTCattgagcttttaaaaaaataagtgggGGTTTAACACAATTTTAGCTTTaatttttgcttctattttagAATTGCTTTCATATGTGGACACATTCATTCCCCACCTATCCTCACTCGCCCTCTGTGAGCAGGACAAGCAGGGTGCTCTGTATGTCTGGCACAGAGGGAATGTAAAACAACCTTTTACTCTTCCAGACAAGCCCGTCCTAGTTCTGGCAAGGGTACCAGAGACAAGGTTAGTTGCTGTGGCGTGAGCCACAGCATGGGTCCTGGCTCTTGCAGAGATCTAGTCTGGGAGACCTCTCTGACTGACACAGCTGCAGACTTTCATCACAGCCCCAACAGTTCTGATCTTCACCATTCCAAAAAACAACGGGTTTATGTGCAAGGTCTCTGCAGACCTGACTCACACAAAGCCTTTTTTCTCAAGCCATCCTACCCAACCGGTAATACTCATTTGGTTTATTCCAGTCATACCACCTCTAGGGTCTTGAAACTTCAAGCCAGCTCTTTCTTATGTTGATGGCATCAAACACCTTGTCCCTACCAGTAGCTGAAGGGTCTAAAGAAGCATCCGCT
Protein-coding regions in this window:
- the ITGB1BP1 gene encoding integrin beta-1-binding protein 1 isoform X3, producing MGVSKYGIKVSTSDQYDVLHRHALYLIVRMVCYDDGLGAGKSLLALKTTDAASEECSLWVYQCNSLEQAQAICKVLSTAFDSVLMSEKS